In the Arachis ipaensis cultivar K30076 chromosome B04, Araip1.1, whole genome shotgun sequence genome, AAAACGAAACAAAAGGAAGAAGGAAACTGAAACTAAGAGCAAAGcccttctttgatttcaaaataaaagttgaagagggaaaagaaacggCAAAGCAAAGGAAAGCCCAAGAAAATAACCCCCTCAAAGAAACAAACAAGGCAGCAAAGGAGCGAAAGCAAGAAAAACGCTTTGGATTCAAACACAGCATAAAACTCGCGAACGGAAGGACAGACTGAACCaaaatgcttgagcacgacttccccaaagagatccAAGCACAGAAAGCacgatctcatggaaaggtccaAACTCAAgtagggcactgttcataccctgggtcgagctacatGATTCGAATTGGACGATGACAAGAACGACTAACCTCTTGTAAGGTTGGACATCACCGACCTCTTCCTAAAAGAGTTCAGCCAAATCACCAGAGGCCCAAAACAGGCCCAGGATAGAAGGACACAGCCCACCACAAAGGCGGCTGGCCAAAAAATAGGTGATCTCAcccacaaaaagataagataagataacaaacttatctcaaaggaGGTCACTcgacactactataaatacattggagcacccaggtataactcatactctgattctacaaaaaacttgCCTAAAGcatgtgctaacttaagcatcagagtctcttgcaggtaccaccaccctccggtgacgaagggtCAGCAGCATCTCCAACTCTACCAGGTCGGACACAACAGCattgaccagcacagaagatctcgtctgagatcgaccttcagtttcaggtaaccctcggaacacctaccaagcattttatcaaacacttggtaggcatagaaagaaagcatggtaaaataataagaaatacaaattctacaactaccaaaaGCAAGGAAAGCAAGAATAACAAcccaattaaacaataaaggagcatgaaacataaatttgcattaaatgtaaattaaagtgacaagagtgtgcataaacataaaagacaaCGTAATGAGTTGGAAATGTAGAacaaggaaaggtagaagaaaataagaattaaaaaggaaaattacaaagaaaacaaactaagAAACCTAATTTATAGAGataagggggagcttctctctctagaaaaatagCCTTCTCCAAGCTTCAATTCAGCATGAAATAgccttagaaatgagttggactgggtcctggaggcccagaattcgcccccaatGATTTATATTAATGTGGTCACGTGTGGcttcccatgcgtacgcgtgggtcatgcgtacgcatcgcagACCAAATCCAATCCCACCCGTACGTGTGGGTCACACATACGCGTCGGTTGCAAATCTCCCTTGTGCAAATGAACGCAtgcttgtgcatgcgcacacttgctgaaaagctccaaacttcatttcttcctGAAATCTCcaccttgcatgcttttctcttcacttcttccatcccaTACTTGTCTtggaaatctgaaatcacttaacaaatgtatcatggcaccaaatgggattaaagtgaattaaaattagctattttaaggcctaaaaagcatgttttaacaattaagcacaaatctagggagaattataaaactatgctatttaaagAAATAAGtgtaagaaaagttgatgaaatccacccaaatagagcaaataaatatcatGAAATTTGGATTCATCAcatcctcacacttaaacaataacatGTCCTAATGCTATACCAAAAGAAGACAATAAGGGGaatgaacatttattcaaagcAGGGAAGCTACCTATATGCAATCTTCCTATATGAATGCaaccacttagtcaaaataaatcaatttccaagaatacatatataaacataagggctaaagcaattcAAATCCCTAATTCACTACAAAAAAACacgtctattgccacgctttaaagcATGGCGAAAAGCTAAAAAAAGCGTGgagatagcttttcgccacgcgtTTTGAGCTAccaccacgcttttgaaaggTTGCGTCTGAAAGGGTggtggttgctctatcgccacgcttttggtgacctatcgccacgctttttcttttgccacgctttttacaaCTGGCCACCGGTTAAAGCATGGCCATATGCGgaagatatggccacgctttaaaagcgtggccatatgggagatatggccacgcttttgaagcgtggtgATAggtagagatacggccacgcttttaaagcgtggcgatagctagAGAtactgccacgcttttaaagcgtgtcgatagggagagatacggccacgcttttaaagcatggccaTAGCAAGATATAcagccacacttttaaagcgtggcgaaagccttgttaaattaaaaaaaattcttttccttacttgatcttcattactacacaatataaattttcaatccttttttattaccaaacctacaaatatagtatgcaatttttagtacaagacaaatcaaataatagttagtgacatatataatttactataattattttatacattaaaaaactaatactcaaatacaaaataaatctcgagttcaaattccaaaactaaaaactgaagaaaaatacagaaacaatACAAGTTAGAACTGCTCATAATATATCAAATTACACTAATATAGATGATCATTAACCTAAATACTTGGTAAAAGATCAGAATAAACCTAAAACTGCTCCACTTTGTGCATTAAGCGTTCAAGTTATCCATTCCAATACTAGCCTGCAGCAAAATATCAAGAACAAATTGAACCAACAAAaatgatatatataaaaatattataagaaaTAATCTAATTTATGCATGTCTTAACAATTCCAAATTAAACCAGGTTTACATTCTACTATAGAAATTCATCAGCATTATGctaataggaatgaaaataaacttggtcAGCTTAACGCAAACTTCTGGAGTATTACAATATACAATTAGTatagtaattaagtaattaaaatttGTACCAGGAATTTATAATTCTCCTCAAGAACCAACAAGAAATCGGTACAAAAATTTTCATTTAAGGTCCAAATTCCCCTCCGCAACAAAGCACTTGCATGAATTTTCCCCTATCTAAAAGAAGCTTCATTGTAACCTGCAATAGAACTATTTTCTTCACTACTTTGTACTCCATATTTATAGATACATccataagaaaaaataaaaaaaggtccatagaattaaaatttagaaGGTGCAGAGAGCAGTATAAGAAGTTATTGCTAAGTACTATTATACTGAACCGGACTCCATTGATTGTAATTtcagagaaaagaagagaaagcaTTAACAGAAACgtaaacaaacaaagaaagcagaaGCATGACAGGAATATCAGAAGTGTTGTATCAACTGTACACTAAGGCAATAGTGCTATTAGCATACATGCTCATAGAACTTGTCCTTATTCAATACCTCAAATTAGACAACCGCAGTAGCACCACAATCACCACAACCCAGTATCTCAAATTTATCGAAGAGAAGAACACCACAATTCTCTACACCTAGAGCATGATGCAGCAACTGGATCCTGTTGAATACAGAGTTTCTTTTGCAAGCTTCTTCCAGGTCTCAGTATCTTGTATTTGTGTGGTGTAGTGAGGTCCATAACTGTTGAACCTACTCGACCTGATGGAAGCACAATGCTCCCAAAGATTAGATGATGCAAATTGAAATATTACGCTTCTCTAAAAGGAATACAATTGAAGATGAAAATGAAGTAAAACTACAACATGATTTAAAACCGGAAAAAAAGGATAGATCATCAGGACACTAGTTCTTCTTGGCTCCTAATGTAATTGTATGAACTCTTTCAACATCAATCCAAGCCTCTGCAGCCTGTAGAACCAGATCAAATCTTCTTCGTAAAAAATAAATGGCATAATAAAAAAGTACACAATAGGTGAGTGGCAACAAATAAAACAATGACTCCTTCATCAACCAGAAAAAACTAGAACACCACTTTAAAACACTTGTAGATATGTTAATCAATAGTTACACGTTAACACAAGAAATAATTTTAGACTGGAATCGATTCTAACTGCTTTTGCATTGACTGGTTAatggaattttttatttatattcttctagaaaaaaaaatagtgcaAATATTTACTCCTTAAGTATTTAGCTTTGTCCTATGATGTTTGAATGAGGAGTTTCTTGCAACCAAATAATTTATAATGCTGTATCTCTAACTCATAATGATTAAGTGTCATTATCTTTTTAATATAATCTTCAAACTTCAGAAATGAACATGAATATGATTGGTTGAGATATTGATGGTGCAATATGCACAGATTAAGTGTATTATGAACCTATGTGCTCCATAAGAGTTGCAACCCCATCGCAAAACTGTAGCAGTTCCATCTCTTTCTATTAGAAATTTATAACTAGCTAGCTTGATTTCTTTGTATCATAATGAATAATGAATATCaattatcttttctttttgtatgtGAAGTAATGAATATGATTCACGTCAAAGATAGTTATAAATAACTAAGATATTAATAGGAACACAAAATCGAGACTATGTTATAAATAACTCCTAAAACAAACAAAGACGCTTCTTCAACAAATACGCAGATACAAGATCCTCACAAAGTCAGAATAGTATATCTAATAGTACTATAGTAGAGAAATAGAGAAGACTTAGATTACCAGCTCAACTTGTTTGGAGGCCCTAAAATCTGCAAGTTTAATGCAACCTTTATTATCTACAAGAATATTGGCCCCCTAAAATCTATTACAATTGAACATTAGTAACCCAAAAAAGGAGATCTGACATGCTAATCAATGATACTACAAGAAAAAtcaccttattattattattattattattattattattattattattattattattattattattattattatcaaactTTGGTGTCAGGATTCAGAACGTTCAAGACACAACTCAAAAAAAGAATAGAATCATCAACAGAAGCAATTGTTTATTAAACAGCAGCAGTAAATAGCATGTTTCCCAGGTTCAAGCAAGCAGCAAAGAGAATTCATATGACTTAACCAGTTCCACAAACTGAAATCATTGCAGTTCATATAATATGGACCAAGCAACAAGCAGAGCAGCACTCAGCAACAAcaaaccaagaaaaattaatgaaaCAGTAACACTTTCAGAGCATCTATTTTGGACaatgaaaaaaatacaataaacagCAATCACAAGTCTGGAATTCAACACCAAAACATCACAATATACAAGTTCATCCAGGGCAACATTCAGAGGAAAGACAAATTTATTCCGAATAGCAGCAGTAAACAAAACAAAACCTACATCCACTAACCAGTCTAGATTTTCTAACCACCTAATTCAACTAAACTAAATTAGTTGAACTAAACAAGCTAAACAGAATGAGCTAAACCAGATTAAATGAGATGAAAGGGGAACTTGGGAAGCAGGGAATTGGAACAGGGGAAGGAAAGGGAAAGATTGATGATGATGAGTGAATGGCCGGAGCAACATGGTGGTGCCCTAGTGGTGGCGCTGGGGTAGCGACAGTGGCAGAGGGTAGGTGCACAGTAAAACAGGGTCTAGTAGTTTCTCTGGGCTCTCAGAGAAACACTGGACATCAGGCAACCATCATCGTAAAGATTAAAATGCAAATAAGAAGACATCAAACAAAAATATCCCTGAGTTCACGTCAGCAATAGTTAGTCTTCCAAACTGACGACATTTCTTGGTTTCAATATTTACAAATTGCCTAAAGACTCAAACCCATAAAAGAATTGCTGCATTTATAATCTAAAGAGAGGAAATTACAATATTGGACCTACCCAAAAGCTTCAACCTATTTGAATTCTTTTGGAATATATCTTCTAGCTTTCTCTGCCTTCATAAGATGGAGTTAATACAAGGCACTGATAAACAAAGAAACAGAACAGTTAATGAAAGAAACAATTCCCATTTCCCACAAATTAAAGTTGAACATACGTAAACAACACTTAGAGAAAGATTTATTGTTACAATTTTGCAGACTTAATGAATTACCTACCTCTAAATACCCATGTGATGTCTTATAAAGCCACCAAAGTTATTTCCAACATGTCAAGGCCAGCTTGGTTTGCAAAGATGAACACCGGCACCGACTACGATCCAGACAGAGAATCATATATATCTTATATTAAAGGCTTTCATGGAAATGATAAACTCTACTATGAACAAAACATCTGCCATACCTTCAAAGAACATCACAAAATTGCATGCTGATGATGCCACAAATATTTAAGCACTGAGTCACCAATGAGAGAATCAGATCTCAGCAACTCTGCCCCCAAATAATAACTGTTACTAGAAGAAAAAAGAACAGAAAGTGAAGGGCATCATTAGATACTTTTCAATAATGAATATTCAACAATAAGTATTGAACACAATACAACAGATGCAGACTTGCCTATAACTACAGCAGATCCAGTTGGCTAGTATAAGAGCGTCTCAAGAACCAGGAGAGAGTTTTGAGCCAACTGCCGGGTTTATACCAGATGGAGAAACTGCCATGGCAATCCTCTGTACAGAGAAAATCACACTACAGATGTACTGGCTTGCCATGACAGCAACATTATCCTGCAGACTACTGTAAAAAAGAAACTGGAAGGCAATAGTCAACACCGACCGAGCACTATGACATGATACCGCATCGCGTGCACCATTTGTTGTTGGGCCAACTTCAAAACCAGATGTCAAATCCAGGGTTTGACTTGCTGTCACTGAATCTTTTTTATCACCCTGGAAAACAATGATATCAACATGATTATAGTGTGTCATACATGCGCATCAGTTTCAGTAGCTCCTTTCTTACTTGCACAGTACTTTTTTCTCTATTCAAATGCAATATCAAGAGATTTAACACTAAAAAGGACCAAATATAAAATAGAACTCAACTGGTTTTGAATCCAACGGGATAATGCGGAAATCGGAAGGGAACAATGGAGCATCATCTGGGAACATTTCATCAATAGGAACAAATATGAGCCCAGAACAAGCCCCCACAGCATTCTTGTCAATTCCACTACATAACTGTCCAAAGAAAACAAAATGGTTATATAGGACCAGTCTACTTATTACATTTCTGCATGAACAAACTACAATactatttaaaattatattgaaaaaggaagaaaaaataagaaaaaaagtgaACTTAGAGGAAGGCAATTGAAGAACAGAATGAAAGAATGGTAGCATCTCTTGTTTGTTTCTAGATTATATGGTTCAGTAAAAAATTATAACCAACTCACATCGTCCATATAAGAAGGAAAAACCTAAGGTATAAAATATAAGAATTTCATTTCCTAGTACTGTTTTACCATTTTGTCCTAAATCTTTGAATCTATCTATTCTGCCATTCCAGAAGCCATCttatagaaaaagcaataaaaataaaggaATCCATACCTGATATTCAAGTAATGGTTTAACACACTTTGGTTTGCAAGAGTCTTCGAGATATCTCTTTCGATTAACGGGTTCATCGTCAGCCCTAAGTGCAGGTCAATAAATAAGAAAACAACAAATTAACATAGGATCAGATCCATGGGAGGAATCAAGTACAAAGAGAACAGATCTGATTGAGGAGACTTACATTGCAGTTAGCGTTGggagcagagagagagagagagcgtggTTAGTGCGATGCGATGCGATGGAAGCGTGGTTAGGGTTGCTTCTTCGGTTTTGGGGGGTGCTTGGGTTTCGGATCCAACTCCTTTCAAGTTTGAACCTGTCAACGTTCTTTGATCTACCTCCCTTTTTGGTACTCCTTACTACTTTTTTTTGTTGTTTCCAGAAAAGTTACAAGGAAGGCATGGTGGCAAGGAAGGCGAAACTACAAGGAAGGAGAATAGAGAAGACGACACTGACAATGCAGAGGAGATTGGCGAGGAGGGCGACCCTAGTAATGAGGAGGAGACGAGGCAGAACAGAGGCTAATGGCGCAGCGAGGACGGTATTGGTGACGGCGGAGATCTGAGTTCTTCCAGGGTTAAGAGATGGAAGTTGAGAGTGACAGCGTAAGATCGAGTTGAGAGTGAGAGAGTAGTCCCGAAACTTTCTTTGGGCTTATTAgggttttatttttcaaaaaccttttggccacgctttaaaagcgtgccaaaagagtgCCAGGATATGGCCATGCTTCATAACCGCGTCCGTAATAAAATCCTATTACCACGCTTTTGAAACGTCCCTGTTTTTCTCTATGGCCATGCTTTTGAACCGTGGCAAAAAAATGTGGCCGTATCTCTAATCAATTCCCACCCTTCTAAAAGCGTGGTCGTTGACCCTTTTTCCCACGTTTTTTAAGCGTGGCGAGAAAAAACGTGGCCGAATCTCTATTCAATTTccaccctcacaaaagcgtggccattgaccacttttggccacgctttttaaagtgtggccataggccttttttcttgtagtgattgacTTAAGTTATCGGAAAGAGTTAACAATCTTGCAAGATAAGCAATAATATAAGGTGAAAACATAGAATTTGAGTAATCGAACccttcaccggatgtgtttacactctaattgctcaaatgtttgatgacaagtcatcttatactagtttttcaagcatttttcacttgtttcaataggttttatacgctttcttgcattgtaagttagcaatttggagtggaattgcatggtttattaaaatcaatcaaccacccttcaattgacacaaaatcataaagtttaagctaaaattaattggttttaaatgaattttaagctttgtgaattttgtgatactttgattggttgttttgattacttgtaggtgaagaaaagaaaaaaataagaaaagcgtagcctaaggagcGTGAACTAAGGAAATAAAAGAAAGCGTGCTCAAGGGAAGAAAAGCGTGCCTCAAAAGAAGGAGCaagagcacaaagctcttgccaagagcttagagctcttgtggagagctttacttCAACAAATCAAAGACCAAGCTCTTACCAAGAGCCTAGAGCTCTTGCCAAGGGCTTAACCAAGTGCACAAGGAAGGAGGAAGCAAGGCAAATCCAagacaaagctcttgccaagagctttctccaagagctttttcgggcttcttcaaggaaaaatcaagagaaaaagagctcaacaATGCACTCACCAAGGCTTGAAATCAAGACCAAGGGGGAAGGGGGTAGCGCTACCTCACaaggaaaacaagccaaaattggcttgttttcactCTGTGGGGTTCGAATCATGTACCTCAAGGAAGCAAAGCTTTAGGCGCTACTCTTGTACCATGAAAAATGAGCAGCTCTTGCACTCCCCAAGGATCAAACGTGCGCACACTTTGGCAaggaagggaaccaaagctcttggccaaagctcttgccaagagccgagctTTCCCCTGtgaggtgcaccatgggccaaaaattcatcaaaaatccaaattaattcatttcttcaccaaattttagagcccacccaaattcttagatccaaattaggaagtgtataaataggtgttattttgatttagaaaggacctttttcttcttttagaattttcacttgTAATTTGGAGAGTTTTTCTTTGACTTTGGATCTCTGAGTTCTATTTTagggaattgggaaggagaattgatctctcttcttccttgttcttgcttctacattttttactctttgttttggatcttgggtggagaattgaagaaattctgtttcaatctcaccttgggatctctctctgttatttttctgcataattctagaaactGAGATTTGAATCAAAATtccat is a window encoding:
- the LOC110270640 gene encoding homeobox-leucine zipper protein REVOLUTA-like; translated protein: MADDEPVNRKRYLEDSCKPKCVKPLLEYQLCSGIDKNAVGACSGLIFVPIDEMFPDDAPLFPSDFRIIPLDSKPGDKKDSVTASQTLDLTSGFEVGPTTNGARDAVSCHSARSVLTIAFQFLFYSSLQDNVAVMASQYICSVIFSVQRIAMAVSPSGINPAVGSKLSPGS